Proteins from one Caretta caretta isolate rCarCar2 chromosome 12, rCarCar1.hap1, whole genome shotgun sequence genomic window:
- the ANKRD11 gene encoding ankyrin repeat domain-containing protein 11 isoform X2: MPKGGCSKTPQSDDFSLSNDMVEKQTGKKDKDKVSLTKTPKLDRSDGGKEVKERATKRKLPFTVGTNGDQKDSDTEKQGPERKRIKKEPATRKPGLLFGMGLSGIRAGYPLSERQQVALLMQMTAEESANSPDTTPKHPSQSTVCQKGTPNSASKTKDKVNKRNERGETRLHRAAIRGDARRIKELIIEGADVNVKDFAGWTALHEACNRGYYDVAKQLLAAGAEVNTKGLDDDTPLHDAANNGHFKVVKLLLHYGGNPHQSNRKGETPLKVANSPTMVNLLLGKTTYPSSEESSTESSEEEDAPSFAPSSSVDGNNTDSEFEKGLKHKTKSQEPPKTTITPVKDEYEFDEDDEQDRVPPVDDKHLLKKDYRKETKANSFISIPKMEVKTYTKNNTITPKKPAHRILSDTSDEEDTSVAVGTGEKLRLSTHSILPSSKTREPSNTKQQKEKNKVKKKRKKETKSKEVRFGKKNDKFCSSESESENLESEEDDRDSVQSSSCVKDSRLVLKESSLFNSLSASSTSSHGSLASQKHNPNLTDQHSKHWRTDNWKTISSPAWSDVSSLSDSTRTRLTSESDYTSEDSSLQSLKPVRKKQEHKKKNNSHNTVSEKKNSFHANVDGAIPKLDKEGKVVKKHKTKHKHKNKEKGQCPVSQDIKIIKTFSFEYEDSKQKPDKGLIETESPSENKLKVLKHEREHCKKEEKLLKSKSEEKEWLFKDETGKASKEEKSLKKVKEGNKDISKFFREEKSSKEKPIKEKSPKEEKPRIHKEERKKKSKEKQSKSEKKNDLKEEKITKLEKDKTFKEEREKCKKEKVYKEEPGFDEFSNKSQLLESEDTKFSLSDDQQERWFSDLSSDSSFDFKGEDSWDSPVTDFREIKNDSMAKLILETVKEEIKDKKRENKTKEKKEYNEKRNEKDTFLKKRERESVDKNPEKKKDQTEKHKVTPSYLPEKDKKRKDSAESVKERKEKDPGEINKERKDSSDSCKDRKDIKIKQEEPYRDEFKEYGCETFFKEKSDPEFSGKNVESGERHHSGKDKEKKDAPDKEKKEKLKPEKYKEKSKEADKEKNEKVVAEKNQKDKELDKSFKEKKDPKEKYKDLHNKDKERKTSLDYIKEKKEKNFSGDREDFSEKRDEKKGKEKSWYSIADIFTDESEDEKDDYSLSGFKIGEAIGSELHRMDSLQEKDDSMAAEKELYLADKHRKYSSDRQHSGEKQKDKEKKKDKGLAEGGKEKKEKSFFEKHKEKKDKDSVEKYKDRKDRTSVDSTQEKKNKQKLPEKAEKKHAAEEKVKNKHKEKMDKEHSKEKKSSKGGETEKSLLEKLEEEALNEYRDDSNDKISEISSDSFTDRGQDPGLTNLFESSNLSLMDASEEKYKDSLPLPCLQDKLKEKERHRHSSSSSKKSHEKEKAKKEKTEKKEKMDDFKDSSNRKDSSQYEKEFSVDGETFGISYSMKAEVEEELDKNIDYLFSEKKDKNDPERELSKKAEKEKTYVSSTISTVKEKKKREKHKEKWKDEKEKHRDKHTDGFFKHHKDETKSVVKDKDSPQVITFKDKSKEENLKFSETKLKEKLKENQEKDKTESLKISNGNDKITLSKDGSKKDNRPREKLLGDGDLMMTSFERMLSQKDLEIEERHKRHKERMKQMEKMRHRSGDPKLKDKIKTSEEMRKRSLDLTTKKPLALDTQLKDKKLKELGPLTPILSPDNKPQLAVGTDSKDWITGPQLKEILPASPRPDQNRPTGVPAPASVVSCPSYEEVMQTPRTPSCSNEDYTDLMFDCADSQHSLPISTMSMNACSPSFFDRYANASSGLPDNPSQTPTRTIPSTNLYRSISVDIRRVPEDEFSAGDKFFRQQSVPATSNYDSPVQHLMEEKVPLPSVPAEKFQCMSPGYYSPDYGIPSPKVETLHCAPVGNVVQSPESIFSGLQAKSSPSHRDELLAPSVESALPPDLGMPLDTTEEQQATASILPPESTFLPPIEENHFSSGISEQNNMDWDNPPSRNPDPPIPPSLIGNPSDHPVSWSVGSELLMKSPQRFPESPKPFCSLDPIHPAPVPFISTDSPYPVSPISYPLSVSEPGLDEVKEDAEEAVPGEMATAEEQAPYMSPTRLDTFFNNCKPLPEETPEMPLDPPCVPTETPAEAVNTLENSYLENSSVAPVNPEEPVTWPDPFTNSEDDLDLGPFSLPELPLQAKDVPDAEMTEVAPIEESPVAAPEVINAGVINVSVSVTASSEQEELPLNQPSNLRPVGPEPQLEEQKPEVIAPEATSEALNVPEEKRLEESEAQSFQQTASTELALPEKQEAETNHEELPSSNCAVESGSQSSLAQANAAEIGVAQDSAAVRSGSQVSSIQTETPQGTTPVETIEPVQKPVAEVSKPPKIEEIPQRITRNRAQMLANQNKQNTAPSEKEFPPVSAPSTRAKGRVTEEDDAQAQHPRKRRFQRSSQQLQQQINTSTQQTREMIQQTLAAIVDAIKLDDIEPYHSDRSNPYFEYLQIRKKIEEKRKILCYITPQAPQCYAEYVTYTGSYLLDGKPLSKLHIPVIAPPPSLAEPLKELFKQQEAVRGKLRLQHSIEREKLIVSCEQEILRVHCRAARTIANQAVPFSACTMLLDSEVYNMPLENQGDENKSVRDRFNARQFISWLQDVDDKYDRMKTCLLMRQQHEAAALNAVQRMEWQLKVQELDPAGHKSLCVNEVPSFYVPMVDVNDDFVLLPA, from the exons AAAAGCAGGGTCCAGAACGGAAGAGGATTAAAAAGGAGCCTGCCACTAGGAAGCCTGGCTTGCTGTTTGGAATGGGGCTTTCAGGAATCAGGGCTGGTTACCCACTCTCTGAGCGCCAGCAAGTCGCCCTTCTTATGCAGATGACAGCAGAAGAATCTGCAAATAGCCCAG ATACAACACCAAAGCATCCCTCTCAGTCTACAGTGTGTCAGAAGGGAACTCCTAACTCTGCCTCCAAAACCAAAGATAAAGTAAATAAGAGAAATGAGCGTGGAGAGACTCGGCTGCATAGAGCTGCCATCCGAGGAGATGCCCGGCGCATCAAGGAACTCATCATTGAGGGCGCAGATGTCAACGTTAAGGACTTTGCAG GCTGGACAGCATTGCACGAGGCATGTAACCGGGGTTACTATGATGTTGCAAAGCAGTTGCTTGCTGCCGGCGCGGAAGTCAACACAAAGGGGTTGGATGACGACACCCCGCTGCATGATGCAGCTAATAATGGGCATTTCAAG GTGGTAAAATTGTTGTTACATTACGGAGGGAACCCTCATCAAAGCAACAGGAAGGGAGAGACGCCTTTAAAAGTCGCTAATTCCCCCACCATGGTGAATCTACTCCTGGGAAAGACCACCTATCCCTCTAGTGAAGAGAGCTCAACAG agaGCTCAGAGGAGGAGGACGCCCCTTCATTTGCACCTTCCAGCTCCGTTGATGGCAATAACACAGACTCTGAGTTTGAAAAAGGCTTGAAACATAAGACAAAGAGTCAAGAGCCCCCCAAAACAACAATCACACCGGTAAAGGATGAATATGAATTTGATGAAGATGATGAGCAGGACAGAGTCCCGCCCGTCGATGACAAGCATTTGCTGAAAAAGGATTACAGGAAAGAGACTAAAGCAAACAGTTTTATTTCCATACCCAAAATGGAAGTAAAAACCTATACTAAAAATAACACAATTACACCAAAGAAACCTGCCCATCGCATCCTGTCAGACACGTCAGATGAAGAGGATACCAGTGTAGCTGTGGGGACTGGCGAGAAGCTGAGACTATCGACTCACTCGATACTGCCCAGCAGCAAGACTCGAGAGCCCTCCAACACCAAGCAACAGAAGGAGAAGAATAAAGTCAAAAAGAAGCGGAAAAAGGAGACAAAGAGCAAAGAGGTTCGGTTTGgcaaaaaaaatgacaaattttGTTCCTCTGAATCAGAGAGTGAAAatttggagagtgaggaggatgaTAGAGACTCTGTGCAAAGCTCTAGCTGTGTAAAGGACTCTAGGCTAGTGCTAAAGGAATCCTCCTTGTTCAACTCTCTGTCTGCCTCTTCCACCTCTTCTCATGGGAGTTTAGCTTCACAGAAACATAACCCTAATCTTACAGACCAGCACTCCAAGCACTGGAGGACAGACAACTGGAAAACCATATCTTCTCCAGCATGGTCAGATGTCAGTTCCTTATCGGACTCCACAAGGACGAGACTGACAAGTGAGTCAGACTATACGTCTGAGGATTCCAGTTTACAGTCGTTAAAGCCAGTGAGAAAGAAGCAGgagcacaaaaagaaaaataactctCACAATACTGTCTCTGAGAAGAAGAATTCATTCCATGCCAACGTGGACGGAGCAATTCCAAAGCTGGATAAGGAGGGAAAGGTTgttaaaaaacataaaacaaaacataaacatAAAAACAAAGAGAAGGGACAATGCCCAGTCAGCCAAGACATTAAAATAATCAAAACTTTTTCCTTTGAATATGAGGACTCTAAGCAAAAGCCTGACAAGGGTTTGATAGAGACTGAAAGTCcaagtgaaaataaattaaaagtgtTAAAACATGAGAGAGAACActgtaaaaaggaagaaaagctaCTGAAAAGTAAATCAGAGGAGAAGGAATGGTTGTTTAAAGATGAGACTGGAAAAGCCTCCAAAGAggagaaatcattaaaaaaagtcaAAGAGGGGAATAAAGACATCAGCAAATTTTTCAGAGAGGAGAAGTCAAGTAAAGAAAAACCCATAAAGGAAAAGTCTCCCAAAGAGGAGAAACCTAGAATACacaaggaagagagaaagaaaaaatcaaaGGAAAAGCAGTCAAAATCTGAAAAGAAGAATGATCTGAAGGAGGAGAAAATTACTAAACTGGAGAAAGACAAAACCttcaaagaagagagagaaaaatgtaaaaaagaaaaagtttacaAAGAAGAACCTGGATTTGATGAGTTTAGTAATAAAAGCCAATTGCTGGAAAGCGAGGACACAAAATTCAGCCTTTCTGATGATCAGCAAGAGAGATGGTTTTCTGATTTGTCTTCTGATTCATCCTTTGATTTCAAAGGTGAGGATAGCTGGGATTCTCCAGTAACAGACTTCAGGGAGATTAAAAATGACAGCATGGCAAAACTAATCCTAGAAACAGTGAAGGAAGAAATTAAAGACAAGAAAAGGGAgaataaaacaaaggaaaagaaagaatacaATGAAAAACGCAATGAAAAGGATACAttcttaaaaaagagagagagagaaagtgtcgACAAAAACCCTGAGAAGAAAAAGGACCAAACTGAAAAGCATAAAGTCACTCCTAGTTATCTGCCTGAAAAGGACAAGAAAAGGAAAGATTCTGCAGAAAGCGttaaagagagaaaggaaaaagatcCAGGTGAAATCAACAAAGAGAGAAAAGATTCCTCTGATAGCTGTAAAGACCGAAAGGACATAAAAATTAAACAAGAGGAGCCCTATCGAGATGAGTTTAAAGAATATGGTTGTGAAACATTCTTCAAGGAGAAATCTGaccctgaattcagtggaaaaaatgtgGAAAGCGGGGAAAGGCACCATTCAGGGAAAGATAAGGAGAAGAAAGATGCTCCTgataaggaaaagaaagagaaactgaaaCCAGAAAAATATAAGGAGAAATCCAAAGAAGCAgataaagagaaaaatgaaaaagttgtTGCTGAGAAAAACCAGAAAGACAAAGAACTGGataaaagttttaaagaaaaaaaagatccTAAGGAGAAATACAAGGATCTGCATAACAAAGACAAAGAAAGGAAGACTTCTTTAGACTATAtcaaagagaaaaaagagaaaaacttcTCTGGAGATAGAGAGGATTTCTCTGAGAAAAGAGatgagaaaaaaggaaaagagaaaagctGGTACAGCATCGCAGATATCTTCACAGATGAAAGCGAAGATGAGAAGGATGATTACAGCTTAAGCGGATTCAAAATTGGTGAGGCCATTGGGAGTGAATTGCATCGAATGGACAGTCTACAAGAAAAAGATGATAGCATGGCTGCTGAAAAGGAACTTTATCTTGCTGACAAGCACAGAAAGTACTCTTCTGACAGGCAACATTcaggagagaaacagaaagataaagagaagaaaaaggataAAGGATTAGCAGAAGGTGGGAAGGAGAAAAAAGAGAAGAGTTTCTTTGAAAAACACAAAGAGAAGAAGGATAAAGATTCTGTCGAGAAGTATAAAGACAGGAAAGACAGAACCTCAGTAGACTCCacccaagaaaagaaaaacaagcaaaaGCTCCCTGAAAAGGCTGAAAAGAAGCATGCTGCTGAGGAGAAGGTAAAAAACAAGCATAAGGAAAAGATGGATAAAGAACATTCCAAAGAAAAGAAGTCTTCAAAAGGAGGAGAGACCGAGAAGAGCCTGTTGGAAAAATTGGAGGAGGAGGCCCTCAATGAATATAGAGATGACTCCAATGATAAAATAAGTGAGATTTCTTCTGATAGCTTCACAGACAGAGGACAAGATCCAGGACTAACCAACCTCTTTGAGTCTTCTAACCTTTCTCTTATGGATGCCTCTGAGGAAAAGTATAAAGATTCTCTTCCTTTGCCCTGCTTGCAAGACAAACTCAAGGAGAAGGAGAGGCACAGGCATTCCTCATCTTCATCAAAGAAAAGTCAcgagaaagagaaagcaaagaaggaaaaaacagagaaaaaagagaaaatggatGACTTTAAAGACTCCAGCAACAGAAAAGATTCCAGTCAATAtgaaaaagaattctctgtggatGGGGAGACTTTTGGCATTTCCTACAGCATGAAAGCAGAGGTTGAGGAAGAACTGGACAAAAACATTGACTATTTGTTTTCTgaaaagaaagataaaaatgATCCTGAGAGAGAGCTCTCAAAGAAGGCAGAAAAGGAAAAGACTTATGTTTCCAGTACCATCAGCACAGTcaaagagaagaagaagagagaaaaacacaAGGAAAAATGGAAGGATGAAAAGGAAAAGCATAGAGACAAACATACAGATGGATTCTTTAAACATCACAAAGATGAGACAAAATCTGTGGTTAAAGACAAGGATAGCCCTCAAGTTATCACATTCAAAGATAAGTCAAAGGAGGAGAACCTAAAATTTAGTGAAACCAAACTGAAGGAGAAACTCAAGGAAAACCAAGAGAAAGACAAAACAGAGTCTCTAAAGATCAGTAATGGAAATGATAAAATAACATTGTCCAAAGATGGTAGCAAGAAAGATAACAGGCCTAGAGAGAAGCTTCTGGGTGATGGTGATCTAATGATGACCAGCTTCGAGAGGATGCTGAGCCAAAAAGACCTGGAAATTGAGGAGCGCCACAAAAGACACAAAGAGAGAATGAAGCAAATGGAGAAGATGAGGCACAGATCTGGAGATCCCAaattaaaagataaaattaaaacCTCTGAAGAGATGCGTAAGAGGAGTCTGGATTTGACCACAAAGAAACCACTAGCACTAGATACTCAGCTAAAGGACAAAAAGCTCAAAGAACTAGGTCCACTGACTCCTATATTGTCACCAGATAATAAGCCACAGCTTGCTGTGGGGACAGATTCAAAAGACTGGATAACTGGCCCTCAGCTGAAAGAAATTTTACCTGCTTCTCCCAGGCCAGATCAGAACAGGCCGACAGGTGTTCCAGCTCCAGCTTCCGTAGTTTCTTGTCCAAGCTATGAAGAAGTGATGCAGACACCAAGAACTCCTTCGTGCAGCAATGAAGATTACACAGATTTGATGTTTGATTGTGCTGACTCTCAGCACTCTCTGCCCATATCCACAATGTCCATGAATGCATGTTCTCCATCCTTTTTTGACAGATATGCAAATGCTTCAAGTGGACTTCCCGACAATCCAAGTCAGACTCCAACAAGGACGATACCCTCCACAAACCTTTATCGTTCAATCTCTGTTGATataagaagggtccctgaagatgaGTTCAGTGCTGGAGACAAGTTTTTCAGGCAGCAAAGTGTCCCGGCAACATCAAATTATGATTCTCCAGTGCAGCATTTGATGGAGGAAAAAGTCCCTCTTCCTTCTGTTCCTGCAGAAAAGTTTCAGTGTATGTCTCCAGGGTATTATTCACCTGACTATGGAATTCCATCACCTAAAGTAGAAACTTTGCATTGTGCACCTGTTGGCAATGTTGTCCAATCACCTGAAAGCATCTTTTCTGGTTTACAAGCAAAATCCTCCCCCTCGCATAGAGATGAGCTGCTTGCACCTTCTGTAGAAAGTGCTCTTCCCCCTGATCTTGGCATGCCTTTGGATACCACAGAAGAGCAGCAAGCTACTGCTTCTATTTTGCCTCCAGAGTCTACCTTTTTACCACCTATTGAAGAAAACCATTTTAGTTCAGGTATTTCAGAGCAGAACAATATGGACTGGGATAATCCTCCTTCCAGAAACCCTGACCCTCCCATCCCTCCTAGTTTAATTGGTAATCCATCTGATCACCCTGTCAGCTGGTCAGTGGGATCAGAACTTCTAATGAAATCTCCCCAGAGGTTCCCTGAATCCCCTAAGCCATTCTGTTCACTGGACCCAATACATCCTGCACCCGTGCCCTTTATTTCTACAGATTCTCCATACCCAGTTTCTCCTATTTCCTATCCATTGTCAGTATCTGAACCGGGGCTTGATGAAGTAAAGGAAGATGCTGAAGAAGCAGTTCCAGGAGAAATGGCAACTGCAGAAGAGCAAGCTCCTTACATGTCCCCTACTAGATTAGACACTTTCTTCAATAACTGCAAGCCTCTTCCAGAAGAAACACCCGAGATGCCTTTAGACCCCCCTTGCGTTCCAACAGAAACTCCGGCAGAGGCTGTTAACACTCTGGAAAACAGTTATTTGGAAAACAGTAGTGTTGCACCTGTAAACCCAGAAGAGCCAGTAACGTGGCCTGATCCATTCACAAACTCAGAGGATGACTTAGACCTTGGTCCCTTCTCGTTGCCGGAATTGCCGCTCCAAGCTAAAGATGTTCCAGATGCTGAAATGACTGAAGTGGCACCGATAGAAGAAAGCCCAGTAGCTGCCCCAGAAGTCATAAATGCTGGGGTCATAAACGTGAGTGTGTCTGTCACAGCTTCCAGTGAGCAGGAGGAGCTACCCCTTAATCAGCCAAGTAACTTACGACCTGTGGGACCAGAGCCACAGCTGGAGGAACAAAAGCCGGAAGTGATTGCACCAGAAGCTACCTCGGAAGCATTGAATGTACCAGAAGAGAAAAGATTAGAAGAGTCCGAGGCACAGAGTTTTCAACAGACTGCGTCAACAGAGCTTGCTCTGCCAGAGAAACAAGAGGCAGAAACAAACCATGAAGAATTGCCCTCGTCAAACTGTGCAGTGGAGAGTGGATCTCAAAGCAGCTTGGCACAAGCGAACGCTGCTGAGATTGGGGTCGCGCAAGACAGTGCTGCAGTACGAAGTGGGAGCCAAGTCTCTTCCATCCAGACAGAGACACCCCAAGGGACTACTCCAGTAGAAACCATAGAGCCAGTACAAAAACCAGTAGCAGAAGTTTCCAAACCACCCAAAATAGAAGAGATCCCGCAACGAATTACCAGGAACAGGGCTCAAATGCTGGCCAATCAAAATAAACAGAACACTGCACCTTCTGAGAAAGAGTTTCCTCCAGTTTCTGCACCTTCCACGCGTGCTAAAGGGCGAGTGACGGAGGAAGACGATGCTCAAGCCCAACATCCACGTAAACGCAGGTTCCAGCGTTCCAGCCAGCAGCTACAGCAGCAGATTAACACGTCCACCCAGCAGACAAGAGAGATGATACAGCAAACACTGGCAGCGATTGTAGATGCCATAAAACTGGACGACATTGAGCCCTATCACAGTGACAGATCAAACCCATACTTTGAGTATCTTCAGATCAGGAAAAAGATTGAAGAGAAGCGGAAAATCCTCTGCTACATCACTCCCCAAGCTCCCCAGTGTTATGCCGAATATGTCACCTACACAGGGTCCTACCTGCTGGATGGCAAGCCGCTAAGCAAGCTTCACATTCCAGTG ATTGCACCCCCTCCATCGCTCGCGGAGCCCCTGAAGGAACTCTTCAAGCAGCAGGAAGCAGTGAGGGGGAAGCTGCGACTCCAGCACAGCATAGAGCGG GAGAAGCTGATTGTTTCATGCGAACAGGAGATCTTAAGAGTTCACTGTCGGGCAGCGAGAACCATTGCTAACCAGGCAGTGCCCTTCAGTGCATGCACCATGCTGCTGGACTCCGAGGTCTATAACATGCCTCTAGAAAATCAG GGAGATGAAAACAAATCAGTCAGAGATCGTTTCAATGCTCGCCAGTTTATTTCCTGGTTACAAGATGTGGATGACAAATATGATCGAATGAAG